A genomic window from Macaca thibetana thibetana isolate TM-01 chromosome 16, ASM2454274v1, whole genome shotgun sequence includes:
- the SLC2A4 gene encoding solute carrier family 2, facilitated glucose transporter member 4, translating into MPSGFQQIGSEDGEPPQQRVTGTLVLAVFSAVLGSLQFGYNIGVINAPQKVIEQSYNETWLGRQGPEGPSSIPPGTLTTLWALSVAIFSVGGMISSFLIGIISQWLGRKRAMLVNNVLAVLGGSLMGLANAAASYEMLILGRFLIGAYSGLTSGLVPMYVGEIAPTHLRGALGTLNQLAIVTGILIAQVLGLESLLGTASLWPLLLGLTVLPALLQLVLLPFCPESPRYLYIIRNLEGPARKSLKRLTGWADVSGVLAELKDEKRKLERERPLSLLQLLGSHTHRQPLIIAVVLQLSQQLSGINAVFYYSTSIFETAGVGQPAYATIGAGVVNTIFTLVSVLLVERAGRRTLHLLGLAGMCGCAILMTVALLLLERVPAMSYVSIVAIFGFVAFFEIGPGPIPWFIVAELFSQGPRPAAMAVASFSNWTSNFIIGMGFQYVAEAMGPYVFLLFAVLLLGFFIFTFLRVPETRGRTFDQISAAFHRTPSLLEQEVKPSTELEYLGPDEND; encoded by the exons ATGCCGTCGGGCTTCCAACAGATAGGCTCTGAA GATGGGGAACCCCCGCAGCAGCGAGTGACTGGGACCCTGGTCCTTGCTGTGTTCTCTGCTGTGCTTGGCTCCCTGCAGTTTGGCTACAACATTGGAGTCATCAATGCCCCTCAGAAG GTGATTGAACAGAGCTACAATGAGacgtggctggggaggcagggGCCTGAGGGACCCAGCTCCATCCCGCCAGGCACGCTCACCACCCTTTGGGCCCTCTCTGTGGCCATCTTTTCCGTGGGCGGCATGATTTCCTCCTTCCTCATTGGTATCATCTCTCAGTGGCTTGGAAG GAAAAGGGCCATGCTGGTCAACAATGTCCTGGCGGTGCTGGGGGGCAGCCTCATGGGCCTGGCCAATGCTGCTGCCTCCTATGAAATGCTCATCCTTGGACGGTTCCTCATTGGTGCCTACTCAG GGCTGACATCAGGACTGGTGCCCATGTACGTAGGGGAGATTGCTCCCACTCACCTGCGGGGTGCCCTGGGGACGCTCAACCAACTGGCCATCGTCACTGGCATTCTGATCGCCCAG GTGCTGGGGTTGGAGTCCCTGCTGGGCACTGCCAGCCTGTGGCCACTGCTCTTGGGCCTCACAGTGCTACCTGCCCTCCTGCAGCTGGTCCTGCTCCCCTTCTGTCCCGAGAGCCCCCGCTACCTCTATATCATCCGGAATCTCGAGGGACCTGCCAGAAAGA GTCTGAAGCGCCTGACGGGCTGGGCTGATGTTTCTGGAGTGCTGGCTGAGCTGAAGGATGAGAAGCGGAAGCTGGAGCGTGAGCGGCCATTGTCCCTGCTCCAGCTCCTGGGCAGTCATACCCACCGGCAGCCCCTGATCATTGCGGTCGTGCTGCAGCTGAGCCAGCAGCTCTCTGGCATCAATGCT GTTTTCTATTATTCGACCAGCATCTTCGAGACAGCAGGGGTAGGCCAGCCTGCCTATGCCACCATAGGAGCGGGTGTGGTCAACACAATCTTCACCTTGGTCTCG GTGTTGTTGGTGGAGCGGGCAGGGCGCCGGACGCTCCATCTTCTGGGCCTGGCGGGCATGTGTGGCTGTGCCATCCTGATGACTGTGGCTCTGCTCCTGCTG GAGCGAGTTCCAGCCATGAGCTACGTCTCCATTGTGGCCATCTTTGGCTTTGTGGCATTTTTTGAGATTGGTCCTGGCCCCATTCCTTGGTTCATCGTGGCCGAGCTCTTCAGCCAGGGACCCCGCCCGGCAGCCATGGCTGTGGCTAGCTTCTCCAACTGGACGAGCAACTTCATCATTGGCATGGGTTTCCAGTATGTTGCG GAGGCTATGGGGCCCTACGTCTTCCTTCTATTTGCGGTCCTCCTGCTGGGCTTCTTCATCTTCACCTTCTTAAGAGTACCTGAAACTCGAGGCCGGACGTTTGACCAGATCTCAGCTGCCTTCCACCGGACACCCTCTCTTTTAGAGCAGGAGGTGAAACCCAGCACAGAACTTGAGTACTTAGGGCCAGATGAGAACGACTGA